DNA from Lactobacillus johnsonii:
AGGAGAACGTTTTGCAGTTAACTTTATAGGTAAACGGCACTACTTACCTATTGTTCAATTGGAAAATGGAAAGTTACAGCTTAAGCAGAGAATTAATTTAATTGATAATGGTGAAGCGCATCTTAAAGTCTTTGTACCAGCAGATGTAACTTTAGATAGGCTTGATGTTCAAACTAATAGTGGTGATATTGAAATTGTTGATACCAAAGTGGAAAAAGCATATCTTAAATCGACTGAGGGAAGAGTTAGAGTAAGACGTGTTGCAATTGCTGAAGCCCTTCTTGAATCAACAGATGGTAATGTGACCGTGAGAAACAGTGATTTAGCTGATGGGAAGCTGGCTACATATGACGGAGAAATTAAAGTATCTGGATCTACTTTATCTAAAATTTCATTGAATGTTACCGATGGAGACATGAATTTAACTGACGTAACTATTGATGGTGGAAGTGCAAACTTAAAGGCTGGTAATTTCACCTTAGATCATGCTGTCTTTAAGAGCGATTATGAGATTAATAATATTGAAGGGCATAATACTGTCTGGAGTGCAAATTTAAAGTACGCCCGTGTCAGGACAGCTAATGGACTAAATAATATTTCATTTGATCCGCAACCATCTGGAGTGATCTTAACAATGACAACAGTAGATGGAGATAATGTGGTGGAATAGGAGAAGAATGGTGAAAAGAGAGAAATCTAAGCAGAAAAATTTAGGAATTTATAGTAGCTTGAAATCAGTTATTATTAATACAGTCTCATTCTTTGTAATGAGTTCTATAGTAGTGGGAATTTCTAATTGGAGTGAATCTCAAAGCTTAATACTGAAAACGTCAGAATATCTTGGATTAATAGGTGGAAGTCTGATTGGTGGAATTATAATGAGTTTCTTTTTTGGTGAAAAATAACCCCGTGGAAAACCACGAGGTTATTTTTATTTGACTGTACTTAAAACTGAACGAATCTTCGTAGTAAGCATATCGATAGCAACATCATTTTCTCCACCTTCTGGAACAATGATATCAGCATAACGCTTAGTTGGTTCAATGAATTGATTATACATGGGCTTAACCGTTGCTAAGTATTGATTAATTACTGATTCTACAGAACGTCCACGTTCTTGTGTATCACGCTCTAATCTTCTGATAAAACGAATATCATCATCAGTATCTACAAAGACTTTAATACTCATTAAATCACGTAAATTTTCTTCGCCTAAAACTAGGATACCCTCTAAGATAATAATATCGGCTGGTTCAGTGTGAATTGTCTTTTCACTTCTTGTATGAGCGGTAAAGTCATAAACTGGCATTTCAACTGCCTTATAGTCCATTAATTGACGTAATTGTTCAACAAGAAGTGGCATGTCAAAGGCATCAGGATGGTCGTAGTTGATTTTTTTACGGTCTGCCATTGATAAGTTGTCGTTGTTCTTGTAGTAAGAATCTTGCGTCATAATTAAGATATGGTCGTCTTGTTGTAATTGGTCATAAATTTCATGGGCGATGGTTGTTTTACCACTACCAGAACCACCAGCAATTCCAATGATAATAGGGCGTTTACTTTGCACAATAAAATCTCCTTTTTTAAACTATTACAATAATACCTTAAAATTATGCCCTATGATAGCTTTCTGAGCAATAATCTTGACAAATATGTTTTTTATAGTGAAATATTTTGGAACTAGTTAAAAATAAATATCTTGTTCACTATTAATATTTATAAAATTAATTCTCTTTCAAAAAAATATATATTTACTAGTAGTACGTTATAGAAAAAGAATACTAAATCAGTAATCAAATTGACCAATTTGGTATTTTTTGATTTTTTAGATAGTAAAAGATGGTAATATTTAAGACATAAAAATGTTATTAATTGTTTTAGAGGAGAGAATAACAATGAAAGAAATTAAAAAAGAAAATATTGTTAAGAAAGTTATTTTAACTGAAGAGGAAATGAGTGAAGTTACTGGTGGAGCTAGAGTAAATGCCTTTGCTGGTGGTGGAAAAATTAGTAAAAATATATTTTACTGGACGCGTAATATTTGGAAATAAAAATGTTATTAGTATATGTTCTTTTAATGCTTGCTTCTGGAATAACTGACTTATGGATATTCTTTAGAATTTCTCAAGTTGCAGCTAGCAAAAAAATATTTTGAGTCTAGGTGCAGTGGTACTATTACTTCCCATTTTATGTGTGGGAGTTATCGAACTAGCTACTTTTTTAGAAATTTTATTTTTTGTATTTTATTTTAGAAAAAGTAAAGAAAAGGATGTGGCTATTGGATCAATTCTAATTGTGGGAGTTGTAGATTCCATCGTAGATATATTAGCCAGTATCTTAGCGGAGCTTTTGTTCATTGAGGATGCAATTTATCTCAATTTATTAGTCCAAATTATCGTTTTAATTTTTACTGTCTTTATAATTGAAATATTTCATAAATATTTTTACTCAGATTTAATAAGTGAGAATCACAAGGTGTTTATTGGACTTCTGTTCTACTTGTATGTCTCCACCACTTTAACAATAATTTTTTACAGGCAAACTAGAAAGGTTACATCGTTAAGCATATTTTTTACAATTTTTGTATTAATACAAGTAGTCTTTGCAGTAGCCACTTACGGGGAACTAATAAATATTCAAAAACATCTTTTGAAAAAGTCCCAACAAGACAAACTAATAAAAGAGCAAAAACAACTTCAAGAATACACGCGATACTTAGAAGAGAGCGAAGATGAACTGCGTGCTTTTCGCCATGATTATCGAAATATGTTTAATTCATTAAAAATCAGTGCACAAGAGGGAGATACGAAGGAACTAATTCAAAAACTAGACGAATATACTAAGACTAATTTAAATGCCAAATCATTTGAAAAGTATAGAGATGTTAATCATATTAAAATAAAATCTTTGAAAAGCATTATTATTGCTAAGTTAACAGAAATGTATGGATCAAAAATCCCATATAATTTCGAATGTAGAGATGATATTACTAAAATCCCTAACAATATTAATGGATTGGATTTAGTTAGAATTATTGGCATCAGTTGTGATAATGCAATTGAAGAAAGTAAAGCATTATTGAAGCAGAATAAAAAAGCTCATATTGAAATTATGATTAGTTCAAATGAGGATGGCGAATTTGAATATGAAATTCAGAATAAAAGAAGAGATTCAGAAATTTCACTTAAACAAATCCAGCAACGTGGTTATTCAACGAAGAAAAGTCATTCTGGCATGGGTTTAGCCAATATCAATAGTATTAAGAATAAATATGAAAATATGACAATCTCTTATGAAGTGCCGAAGGGATACTTTGATTTCTATCTCGTAATTGAACCAGAGGAGCTAATTAACAGTTAATGAAAATATAGAAATTTATAGAAGAAATAGAAAAACAGCTTATTTAGAAAGTTAAACATGGAAAATAAGCTTTAATTTAATATTTACTTGTTTTGCTTTCCTTCCTTAGATAAACTTATGTTTGTATTTAAGGAGGTGAAGAAATGATTAAAACACAAGTAGTTAAGCTAAAAGTTAATAAAACAATGCAAAAGCATCTTGATAATTTGTGCGACTATCGTAGGTATTGCTGGAACAAAGGATTAGAAACTTGGCAATTAATGTATGAAGCTCATACATTAAATAGAAAAGATAATCCTAGCCCTAATGAACGCAGGGTCCGTGATGAATTAGTAGCTAAGAAAGAAGATTGGCAGTATGAATTATCTGCACGTTGTCTTCAATTAGTGGTTAAAGATTTGGCTAATGCTTGGAAGAACTTCTTTGATAAGGCTCAATCTGATTGGGGTAAGCCTAGTTTCAAATCAAAGAAAGCCCCTAGACAAAGCTTTAAAACTGATCGAGCTAAGATTGTTAATGGCAAGCTTCGACTTGATAAACCTAGAAGTGTCTCAAAAGAAGATTGGTTTGATTTGTCTAGTTATGGGGCCTTAAAGATGAGTGAAGTTAAAGTAGTAAGTATCTTCAAAGAAAAAAACGCTTATTATGCGGCTCTTCCCTATGAAGAAAAGATTGAATATAAATCTAAAACTCATCAAAAGACAGCAGTTGATGTCAATGTCGGTCACTTTAATTACACAGATGGACAAATCAATGTTTTGCCTGTTAAACTGCAAAAACTATATAAACGTATCAAGCATTATCAAAGGATGCTAGTCCGTAAAAGAGAAATTAATGGGAAATCAGCTATTAAATCAAATAATTACTCTGCAGTGAGAACCAAACTGCAAAGAGATTATCGCAAGGTAGCTAATATTCAAAATGATCTTTTACAGAAGTTTACTACTAAGCTTGTAGATAATTACGACCAAATCGTAATTGAAGACTTAGCAGTCAAAGACATGATGATGACGCACGTAGCTTCAAAAGGTATGCAGAGGTCTTTATTTAGTAAGTTTAGACAGATATTAACTTATAAGTGTGATTGGTATGGCAAAGAATTAATCTTAGCTGATAAAACATATCCATCAACACAAAGATGCGCTAAATGCGGATACGTCAAAACGGGTGATGAAAAAATTACTTTGCAAGGCAATCAAAAGCATGGCACCAAACATAATGAGTATATCTGTTATAAGTGTGATTACAGTAATGATCGAGATGAAAATGCAGTTTTAAACCTTTTAGCTTTAGCAAGATAAAAAAATAAAAACAAAGGGGCTGGCTAGGCCCTAAAGCTGTGAGAGCTAGTCAATGTGATTACTCCTAAATGGAATATCAGAATACTAATGAAGACAACAGTAAATAAAACAAAGAAAGGGAAAATATATCTTTCTGATATGTAGAAAATACATATTCTTCTACATATTTCCATGTTTTATATAGCAGTGAAAAAACATTGAAATATCCAGTAATTATTTGTGATGACGATAAAACACTAGCAAATAATTTAGTAAATAATGTGAAATACGCAGCTCAGAATTTAGTTGAAGACAATACAGCTTATGAAAATGTGGAGATTAGTGTAGAGCAAGTTGCCACTACCTTTGAGCAAGTCGTAAGTTATGTAGTGGCTAAGGATATTCAAAATGCAATTTACTTCTTAGATATTGAATTAAGTCAAAATTCTGAAGCTAAGAATGGAGTAGATTTAGCAGAATTCATCAAAAAACAAGATCCGAATGCTCAGATTATTTTTGTTACTGCTTATGATAAGTACGCCCCCTTAACTTATCGAAGACGAATTGGTGCAATTGACTATATTAATAAAGCACTAGACCAAAATGATATGATGAAGCGTCTAGAAGAAACAATTACTGGGGCGATTCAAAGTATTAACAATCTTACAAAGTCTGGAAGAAAAGAGCTTGTTTATAAAGTAGGCCGCAGGATAAATAAGGTAGAAGATACTAATATCTATTATCTTGAAAATAGCCCTACACAGCATAAAGTCACTCTAATAACTGAAACTGGTTCAGCTGAATTTAGAAGCAATATTTCAAAAATTAGTGATGAAAATGACTTTCTTGTTAAAATATCTCAATCTTGCGTAGTTAATCCAAATAATATTGATAGCATTGATTTTTCGAAAAAGACCATAACATTTCCTAATGGGGATGAAGTAATATTTGCTCGTAGCTTCAAAAAACATGTCAAGAATTTACTAAATAAATATCCGGAAATTAACGTTAAATAAAAGGTAAGACTTATGTTATTCAAATATAAATCTGTTTATGTACCTCAAGTAGATGAGATGGATTGCGGAGTTGCTTGTCTAGCAATGATCTTAAAGCAGTATCAATCTCGTGTGTCTTTAGCACATTTGCGTCACGAAGCTCGCACAAATCTTGAAGGCACAACTACGCTGGGACTAGTTAAAACAGCACAGAAATTTAATTTTAAAACTGAAGCCGTAAAAGCTGATATGTCTCTTTTTAATGAGGATACTATTCAATACCCTTTTATCGTGCATGTTCTTAAGCAAGGAGAATTACTTCATTATTACGTAGTTCTTAAAAATACTAAGAATTACTTAGTAATTGCCGATCCTGATCCATCAGTTGGCATAATAAAGATGCCTAAAGATAAATTTGCTCAAGAATGGACTGGTATTGCGCTTTTTATGGTTCCGAATGAAGATTTTGAACCAATTAAAGAAAAGAAAAATAACCTATGGTCTCTCTTTCCATATATGTTTAAGCAAAAGCGGCTGATGATTAATATCATTTTAGCCGCTTTATTAATGACAATAATTAGTATTTGTAGTTCATACTTTGTGCAAGGAATAATCGATACTTATATTCCCGATGGAACTTATCAGACTCTTTCAATTTTAGCTGTTGGACTATTAATTGCTTATATTTTTAATTCAATCTTTTCTTATGGACAGAATTTTTTATTAAATGTTCTAGGTCAAAGATTAAGTATTGATTTAAACCTCCAATATATAAGGCATATTTTTGAATTGCCAATGGAATTCTTTGTGACTAGAAGAACTGGTGAAATAACCTCACGTTTCTCTGATGCAAGTAGAATTATTGATGCTCTAGCAAGTACTGTTATTTCACTTTTCTTAGACTTAGCGATTGTAATTGTA
Protein-coding regions in this window:
- a CDS encoding RNA-guided endonuclease InsQ/TnpB family protein; amino-acid sequence: MIKTQVVKLKVNKTMQKHLDNLCDYRRYCWNKGLETWQLMYEAHTLNRKDNPSPNERRVRDELVAKKEDWQYELSARCLQLVVKDLANAWKNFFDKAQSDWGKPSFKSKKAPRQSFKTDRAKIVNGKLRLDKPRSVSKEDWFDLSSYGALKMSEVKVVSIFKEKNAYYAALPYEEKIEYKSKTHQKTAVDVNVGHFNYTDGQINVLPVKLQKLYKRIKHYQRMLVRKREINGKSAIKSNNYSAVRTKLQRDYRKVANIQNDLLQKFTTKLVDNYDQIVIEDLAVKDMMMTHVASKGMQRSLFSKFRQILTYKCDWYGKELILADKTYPSTQRCAKCGYVKTGDEKITLQGNQKHGTKHNEYICYKCDYSNDRDENAVLNLLALAR
- a CDS encoding lactacin F inducer peptide precursor → MKEIKKENIVKKVILTEEEMSEVTGGARVNAFAGGGKISKNIFYWTRNIWK
- a CDS encoding DUF4097 family beta strand repeat-containing protein, producing the protein MIFEKLFSKENKKDEIVRVKISDEEFNELKIKLSSGDVTVEQGERFAVNFIGKRHYLPIVQLENGKLQLKQRINLIDNGEAHLKVFVPADVTLDRLDVQTNSGDIEIVDTKVEKAYLKSTEGRVRVRRVAIAEALLESTDGNVTVRNSDLADGKLATYDGEIKVSGSTLSKISLNVTDGDMNLTDVTIDGGSANLKAGNFTLDHAVFKSDYEINNIEGHNTVWSANLKYARVRTANGLNNISFDPQPSGVILTMTTVDGDNVVE
- a CDS encoding sensor histidine kinase, which gives rise to MSLGAVVLLLPILCVGVIELATFLEILFFVFYFRKSKEKDVAIGSILIVGVVDSIVDILASILAELLFIEDAIYLNLLVQIIVLIFTVFIIEIFHKYFYSDLISENHKVFIGLLFYLYVSTTLTIIFYRQTRKVTSLSIFFTIFVLIQVVFAVATYGELINIQKHLLKKSQQDKLIKEQKQLQEYTRYLEESEDELRAFRHDYRNMFNSLKISAQEGDTKELIQKLDEYTKTNLNAKSFEKYRDVNHIKIKSLKSIIIAKLTEMYGSKIPYNFECRDDITKIPNNINGLDLVRIIGISCDNAIEESKALLKQNKKAHIEIMISSNEDGEFEYEIQNKRRDSEISLKQIQQRGYSTKKSHSGMGLANINSIKNKYENMTISYEVPKGYFDFYLVIEPEELINS
- the udk gene encoding uridine kinase, yielding MQSKRPIIIGIAGGSGSGKTTIAHEIYDQLQQDDHILIMTQDSYYKNNDNLSMADRKKINYDHPDAFDMPLLVEQLRQLMDYKAVEMPVYDFTAHTRSEKTIHTEPADIIILEGILVLGEENLRDLMSIKVFVDTDDDIRFIRRLERDTQERGRSVESVINQYLATVKPMYNQFIEPTKRYADIIVPEGGENDVAIDMLTTKIRSVLSTVK
- a CDS encoding LytR/AlgR family response regulator transcription factor, with translation MKYPVIICDDDKTLANNLVNNVKYAAQNLVEDNTAYENVEISVEQVATTFEQVVSYVVAKDIQNAIYFLDIELSQNSEAKNGVDLAEFIKKQDPNAQIIFVTAYDKYAPLTYRRRIGAIDYINKALDQNDMMKRLEETITGAIQSINNLTKSGRKELVYKVGRRINKVEDTNIYYLENSPTQHKVTLITETGSAEFRSNISKISDENDFLVKISQSCVVNPNNIDSIDFSKKTITFPNGDEVIFARSFKKHVKNLLNKYPEINVK